Proteins encoded together in one Lagopus muta isolate bLagMut1 chromosome 3, bLagMut1 primary, whole genome shotgun sequence window:
- the SCX gene encoding basic helix-loop-helix transcription factor scleraxis isoform X2, producing the protein MSFAMLRPAPGRYLYPEISMLSEDEENGSESSGSDEKPFHLDADGFGIKAGKRRSGKKPGRLHREPRQRHTANARERDRTNSVNTAFTALRTLIPTEPADRKLSKIETLRLASSYISHLGNVLLVGEACGDGQPCHTSPAFFHHGGGGSPPPRDSENSQPKQICTFCLSNQRKLSKDRDRKTAIRS; encoded by the coding sequence ATGTCCTTCGCCATGCTGCGCCCCGCGCCCGGCCGTTACCTGTATCCCGAGATCAGCATGCTGTCGGAGGACGAGGAGAACGGCAGCGAGAGCTCGGGCTCCGACGAGAAGCCCTTCCACCTGGACGCCGACGGCTTCGGCATCAAAGCCGGCAAGAGGAGGAGCGGCAAGAAGCCCGGGCGGCTGCACCGCGAGCCCCGGCAGCGGCACACGGCCAACGCGCGGGAGCGCGACCGCACCAACAGCGTCAACACCGCCTTCACGGCGCTGCGCACCCTCATCCCCACCGAGCCGGCCGACAGGAAGCTCTCCAAGATCGAGACGCTGCGCCTGGCCTCCAGCTACATCTCGCACCTGGGCAACGTGCTGCTGGTGGGCGAGGCGTGCGGCGACGGGCAGCCCTGCCACACCAGCCCGGCCTTCTTCCAccacggcggcggcggcagccccccgccccgcgACTCCGAGAACTCCCAGCCCAAACAGATCTGCACTTTCTGCCTCAGCAACCAGAGGAAGCTG
- the SCX gene encoding basic helix-loop-helix transcription factor scleraxis isoform X1 has protein sequence MSFAMLRPAPGRYLYPEISMLSEDEENGSESSGSDEKPFHLDADGFGIKAGKRRSGKKPGRLHREPRQRHTANARERDRTNSVNTAFTALRTLIPTEPADRKLSKIETLRLASSYISHLGNVLLVGEACGDGQPCHTSPAFFHHGGGGSPPPRDSENSQPKQICTFCLSNQRKLVSGCVRGSEGCGDGWECGGTRGLGAGVWRNARVGVGDAVEARGWAQECNRTRGLGMEMQQDPRLGHGNATRPEAWAWKCNRTRGLGMEMQQDPRLGHESVAEPKVWGQKCVRTQNLLMETQQKPRFGHGNVAQPKVWVWKSDRTQGPGVETQHFPPAFADLLAPKPKE, from the exons ATGTCCTTCGCCATGCTGCGCCCCGCGCCCGGCCGTTACCTGTATCCCGAGATCAGCATGCTGTCGGAGGACGAGGAGAACGGCAGCGAGAGCTCGGGCTCCGACGAGAAGCCCTTCCACCTGGACGCCGACGGCTTCGGCATCAAAGCCGGCAAGAGGAGGAGCGGCAAGAAGCCCGGGCGGCTGCACCGCGAGCCCCGGCAGCGGCACACGGCCAACGCGCGGGAGCGCGACCGCACCAACAGCGTCAACACCGCCTTCACGGCGCTGCGCACCCTCATCCCCACCGAGCCGGCCGACAGGAAGCTCTCCAAGATCGAGACGCTGCGCCTGGCCTCCAGCTACATCTCGCACCTGGGCAACGTGCTGCTGGTGGGCGAGGCGTGCGGCGACGGGCAGCCCTGCCACACCAGCCCGGCCTTCTTCCAccacggcggcggcggcagccccccgccccgcgACTCCGAGAACTCCCAGCCCAAACAGATCTGCACTTTCTGCCTCAGCAACCAGAGGAAGCTGGTGAGTGGCTGCGTGCGAGGGTCCGAGGGGTGCGGGGATGGGTGGGAGTGCGGTGGGACCCGAGGTTTGGGTGCGGGAGTGTGGCGGAACGCaagggttggggttggggatgCGGTAGAAGCCAGAGGTTGGGCACAGGAATGCAATAGGACCCGAGGTTTGGGCATGGAAATGCAACAGGACCCGAG GCTTGGGCATGGAAATGCAACAAGACCCGAGGCTTGGGCATGGAAATGCAACAGGACTCGAGGCTTGGGCATGGAAATGCAACAGGACCCAAGGCTTGGGCATGAGAGTGTGGCAGAACCCAAAGTTTGGGGACAGAAATGCGTCAGAACCCAAAATTTGCTCatggaaacacagcagaagcCAAGATTTGGGCATGGAAACGTGGCACAACCCAAAGTTTGGGTATGGAAATCTGACAGAACCCAAGGTCCGGGTGTGGAAACACAGCACTTCCCTCCAGCATTTGCAGATCTGCTAGCTCCAAAGCCCAAAGAGTGA